The following proteins are encoded in a genomic region of Brachypodium distachyon strain Bd21 chromosome 1, Brachypodium_distachyon_v3.0, whole genome shotgun sequence:
- the LOC112270739 gene encoding uncharacterized protein LOC112270739: protein MEPDLQQQFENVEAYDMIESLKSMFQAQAKTERYQVSQALLGCKFKDGDPLSPHVIKMTGYVQSLDRLGFPISDEFATDIVLNSLPSAYAPFISNYHMHGMDKKLTELHGMLKTVEADLKKGTSQVLMVQNKAKFKKGSWTKKKKAKSGGKTQDSVPSAASGTKPSPAAGSTCFYCKTDGHWKRNCSKFLADKAKSGSGTSNSGAGKN, encoded by the exons ATGGAACCggacttgcagcagcagttcgagaatgttgaggcctaCGATATGATCGAAAGCCTCAAAAGTATGTTCCAGGCTCAGGCAAAGACCGAGAGGTATCAAGTCTCTCAAGCTTTGCTTGGCTGTAAGTTCAAAGACGGTGATCCACTGAGTCCGCACGTGATCAAGATGACTGGTTACGTGCAGTCTTTGGATAGGCTGGGTTTTCCCATAAGCGATGAGTTCGCTACAGATATAGTTCTGAACTCTCTTCCTAGTGCATATGCTCCGTTCATCTCGAActatcacatgcatggtatggATAAGAAGCTCACTGAACTACATGGGATGCTCAAGACAGTAGAGGCTGACCTCAAGAAAGGCACcagtcaagtgttgatggtgcagaataaggctaagttcaagaagggttcttggactaagaagaagaaggctaagtCAGGAGGCAAAACTCAGGACTCTGTCCCGAGCGCTGCCTCAGGGACTAAGCCGTCTCCTGCAGCTGGATCCACTTGCTTCTATTGCAAGACGGATGGGcactggaagaggaactgcagcaagtttttggctgacaaagccaagagtggaagtgggacTTCTAACTCAG GGGCTGGTAAGAACTAG
- the LOC100829632 gene encoding vacuolar protein sorting-associated protein 52 A isoform X1: MEASTAAVVYDGQKQRFDLGVFVGDLPLDDDVASSDNESLDGLQQELEDCKNDEEVANILANGIKLRDYTKGVENSIRQVELDSIQDYITESENLVLLHDQICDCDNILSQMETVLTGFQTEIGSISSEIKVLQEKSMDMGLKLKNRKAAESKLSKFVEDIIVPPRMIDIIVDGEVNDEYMRTLDILSKKIKFIEADSMVKSSKALKDVQPEVERLRQKAVSKIFEFVIQKFYALRKPKTNIQILQQSVLKYKYIIIFLKEHAKEIHAEVRTAYIDTMNKVLSAHFRAYIQALEKLQLDIATSTDLLGVETRTTGYLFSIGKEPLKARSSVFALGERINILKDIDQPALIPHIAEAKSQKYPYEVLFRSLQKLLIDTATSEYLFSDDFFGEESLFQDIFAGPIQVVDEYFNDVLLNCYDAIGIMLMIRIIHQHQLIMFRRRIPCLDSYLDKVNMSLWPRFKMVFDLHLNSLRNANIKTLWEDDVHPHYVTRRFAEFTASLVHLNVEYGDGQLDLNLDRLRMAIEDLLVKLAKMFPKPKLQTVFLINNYDLTIAILKEATSDGGKAQLHFEEVLKSNIAIYVEELLLEHFCDLIKFVKTRTSEDTGASSDKTSIVDVEPLVKDFASRWKAAIELMHKDVITSFSNFLCGMEILKAALTQLLLYYTRLTECVKRINGGSALNKDLVSISSILYEIKKYSRTF, from the exons ATGGAGGCTTCCACAGCCGCGGTAGTGTACGACGGGCAGAAGCAGAGGTTCGACCTCGGGGTCTTCGTCGGCGACCTCCCGCTCGACGACGACGTGGCCAG CAGTGATAATGAGTCGCTGGACGGGCTGCAGCAGGAGCTCGAGGACTGCAAGAACGACGAG GAAGTGGCAAACATCCTGGCTAATGGCATCAAACTTCGTGATTACACAAAAGGTGTTGAGAATAGCATACGCCAAGTTGAGCTGGATTCTATACAG gaTTACATTACAGAAAGTGAAAACCTAGTATTGCTGCATGATCAGATTTGTGATTGTGATAATATTTTGTCACAAATGGAAACTGTCCTGACTGGATTCCAG ACAGAAATCGGTTCTATAAGTTCAGAGATAAAGGTGCTTCAGGAGAAATCTATGGATATGGGATTAAAGTTGAAAAATCGGAAG GCTGCAGAGTCTAAACTGTCAAAATTTGTTGAGGATATAATAGTCCCTCCAAGAATGATTGATATAATTGTTGATGGAGAG GTTAATGATGAATACATGAGAACACTAGATATCCTAAGTAAAAAGATCAAATTCATTGAAGCTGATTCCATGGTTAAATCATCAAAAGCTCTAAAGGATGTTCAACCTGAGGTTGAGAGACTTAGGCAGAAAGCAGTATCAAag ATTTTCGAATTTGTTATCCAAAAGTTCTATGCCTTGAGAAAACCAAAAACAAACATTCAGATTCTACAACAAAGTGTCCTTAAATACAA ATACATAATAATTTTCCTTAAAGAGCATGCTAAGGAGATACATGCAGAAGTTCGCACAGCTTACATTGATACCATGAATAAG GTGCTGAGTGCACATTTTCGTGCTTACATACAAGCTTTAGAGAAATTACAGCTGGATATAGCAACCTCCACCGACTTACTTGGAGTTGAAACTAGAACTACAGGCTACCTTTTCTCAATTGGAAAAGAGCCTCTGAAGGCCCGTTCTTCAGTGTTTGCTCTGGGTGAAAGAATAAACATCTTAAAG GATATTGATCAGCCTGCATTGATACCTCATATAGCTGAAGCCAAGTCACAGAAGTACCCATATGAAGTTCTTTTCAGAAGCTTACAAAAACTTCTGATTGATACAGCTACTTCAGA GTACCTTTTCTCTGATGATTTCTTTGGCGAAGAATCCTTATTCCAAGATATATTTGCTG GGCCAATTCAAGTTGTTGACGAGTATTTTAATGATGTACTTCTGAACTGCTACGACGCAATAGGAATAATGCTTATGATCCGGATAATTCATCAGCACCAG CTTATAATGTTTAGGCGGCGAATTCCATGTTTGGACTCCTACCTGGACAAG GTTAATATGTCACTCTGGCCTCGCTTCAAGATGGTGTTTGATTTACATCTGAACAGCTTGCGGAATGCTAATATTAAGACTCTCTGGGAGGATGATGTGCACCCTCACTATGTCACTAGGAGATTTGCTGAATTTACAGCATCTCTTGTTCATCTCAATGTTGAATATGGGGATGGTCAG CTTGATCTTAATCTTGATCGATTACGGATGGCTATTGAAGACTTGCTAGTTAAGTTGGCCAAGATGTTCCCTAAACCAAAGTTGCAAACTGTTTTCCTGATAAACAATTATGATTTAACGATTGCCATATTGAAG GAAGCTACCTCTGACGGTGGAAAAGCACAACTTCACTTTGAGGAGGTCCTTAAGAGCAACATTGCAATATATGTG GAAGAATTGCTTCTGGAGCATTTCTGTGATTTGATCAAGTTCGTTAAAACACGTACAT CGGAAGACACAGGTGCAAGTTCAGACAAGACTAGCATCGTAGATGTCGAGCCTTTGGTGAAGGATTTCGCGAGCCGATGGAAGGCTGCAATTGAACTGATGCACAAAGATGTCATCACATCTTTCAGCAACTTTCTGTGTGGAATGGAGATCTTGAAAGCAGCTCTCACACAACTGCTGCTGTACTACACCAGGTTGACCGAGTGTGTCAAGAGGATCAATGGTGGCTCTGCCCTCAACAAGGACTTGGTCTCCATATCCTCCATCTTGTACGAAATCAAGAAATACTCCAGGACATTTTAG
- the LOC100829632 gene encoding vacuolar protein sorting-associated protein 52 A isoform X2 gives MEASTAAVVYDGQKQRFDLGVFVGDLPLDDDVASDNESLDGLQQELEDCKNDEEVANILANGIKLRDYTKGVENSIRQVELDSIQDYITESENLVLLHDQICDCDNILSQMETVLTGFQTEIGSISSEIKVLQEKSMDMGLKLKNRKAAESKLSKFVEDIIVPPRMIDIIVDGEVNDEYMRTLDILSKKIKFIEADSMVKSSKALKDVQPEVERLRQKAVSKIFEFVIQKFYALRKPKTNIQILQQSVLKYKYIIIFLKEHAKEIHAEVRTAYIDTMNKVLSAHFRAYIQALEKLQLDIATSTDLLGVETRTTGYLFSIGKEPLKARSSVFALGERINILKDIDQPALIPHIAEAKSQKYPYEVLFRSLQKLLIDTATSEYLFSDDFFGEESLFQDIFAGPIQVVDEYFNDVLLNCYDAIGIMLMIRIIHQHQLIMFRRRIPCLDSYLDKVNMSLWPRFKMVFDLHLNSLRNANIKTLWEDDVHPHYVTRRFAEFTASLVHLNVEYGDGQLDLNLDRLRMAIEDLLVKLAKMFPKPKLQTVFLINNYDLTIAILKEATSDGGKAQLHFEEVLKSNIAIYVEELLLEHFCDLIKFVKTRTSEDTGASSDKTSIVDVEPLVKDFASRWKAAIELMHKDVITSFSNFLCGMEILKAALTQLLLYYTRLTECVKRINGGSALNKDLVSISSILYEIKKYSRTF, from the exons ATGGAGGCTTCCACAGCCGCGGTAGTGTACGACGGGCAGAAGCAGAGGTTCGACCTCGGGGTCTTCGTCGGCGACCTCCCGCTCGACGACGACGTGGCCAG TGATAATGAGTCGCTGGACGGGCTGCAGCAGGAGCTCGAGGACTGCAAGAACGACGAG GAAGTGGCAAACATCCTGGCTAATGGCATCAAACTTCGTGATTACACAAAAGGTGTTGAGAATAGCATACGCCAAGTTGAGCTGGATTCTATACAG gaTTACATTACAGAAAGTGAAAACCTAGTATTGCTGCATGATCAGATTTGTGATTGTGATAATATTTTGTCACAAATGGAAACTGTCCTGACTGGATTCCAG ACAGAAATCGGTTCTATAAGTTCAGAGATAAAGGTGCTTCAGGAGAAATCTATGGATATGGGATTAAAGTTGAAAAATCGGAAG GCTGCAGAGTCTAAACTGTCAAAATTTGTTGAGGATATAATAGTCCCTCCAAGAATGATTGATATAATTGTTGATGGAGAG GTTAATGATGAATACATGAGAACACTAGATATCCTAAGTAAAAAGATCAAATTCATTGAAGCTGATTCCATGGTTAAATCATCAAAAGCTCTAAAGGATGTTCAACCTGAGGTTGAGAGACTTAGGCAGAAAGCAGTATCAAag ATTTTCGAATTTGTTATCCAAAAGTTCTATGCCTTGAGAAAACCAAAAACAAACATTCAGATTCTACAACAAAGTGTCCTTAAATACAA ATACATAATAATTTTCCTTAAAGAGCATGCTAAGGAGATACATGCAGAAGTTCGCACAGCTTACATTGATACCATGAATAAG GTGCTGAGTGCACATTTTCGTGCTTACATACAAGCTTTAGAGAAATTACAGCTGGATATAGCAACCTCCACCGACTTACTTGGAGTTGAAACTAGAACTACAGGCTACCTTTTCTCAATTGGAAAAGAGCCTCTGAAGGCCCGTTCTTCAGTGTTTGCTCTGGGTGAAAGAATAAACATCTTAAAG GATATTGATCAGCCTGCATTGATACCTCATATAGCTGAAGCCAAGTCACAGAAGTACCCATATGAAGTTCTTTTCAGAAGCTTACAAAAACTTCTGATTGATACAGCTACTTCAGA GTACCTTTTCTCTGATGATTTCTTTGGCGAAGAATCCTTATTCCAAGATATATTTGCTG GGCCAATTCAAGTTGTTGACGAGTATTTTAATGATGTACTTCTGAACTGCTACGACGCAATAGGAATAATGCTTATGATCCGGATAATTCATCAGCACCAG CTTATAATGTTTAGGCGGCGAATTCCATGTTTGGACTCCTACCTGGACAAG GTTAATATGTCACTCTGGCCTCGCTTCAAGATGGTGTTTGATTTACATCTGAACAGCTTGCGGAATGCTAATATTAAGACTCTCTGGGAGGATGATGTGCACCCTCACTATGTCACTAGGAGATTTGCTGAATTTACAGCATCTCTTGTTCATCTCAATGTTGAATATGGGGATGGTCAG CTTGATCTTAATCTTGATCGATTACGGATGGCTATTGAAGACTTGCTAGTTAAGTTGGCCAAGATGTTCCCTAAACCAAAGTTGCAAACTGTTTTCCTGATAAACAATTATGATTTAACGATTGCCATATTGAAG GAAGCTACCTCTGACGGTGGAAAAGCACAACTTCACTTTGAGGAGGTCCTTAAGAGCAACATTGCAATATATGTG GAAGAATTGCTTCTGGAGCATTTCTGTGATTTGATCAAGTTCGTTAAAACACGTACAT CGGAAGACACAGGTGCAAGTTCAGACAAGACTAGCATCGTAGATGTCGAGCCTTTGGTGAAGGATTTCGCGAGCCGATGGAAGGCTGCAATTGAACTGATGCACAAAGATGTCATCACATCTTTCAGCAACTTTCTGTGTGGAATGGAGATCTTGAAAGCAGCTCTCACACAACTGCTGCTGTACTACACCAGGTTGACCGAGTGTGTCAAGAGGATCAATGGTGGCTCTGCCCTCAACAAGGACTTGGTCTCCATATCCTCCATCTTGTACGAAATCAAGAAATACTCCAGGACATTTTAG
- the LOC100829632 gene encoding vacuolar protein sorting-associated protein 52 A isoform X3: MEIGSISSEIKVLQEKSMDMGLKLKNRKAAESKLSKFVEDIIVPPRMIDIIVDGEVNDEYMRTLDILSKKIKFIEADSMVKSSKALKDVQPEVERLRQKAVSKIFEFVIQKFYALRKPKTNIQILQQSVLKYKYIIIFLKEHAKEIHAEVRTAYIDTMNKVLSAHFRAYIQALEKLQLDIATSTDLLGVETRTTGYLFSIGKEPLKARSSVFALGERINILKDIDQPALIPHIAEAKSQKYPYEVLFRSLQKLLIDTATSEYLFSDDFFGEESLFQDIFAGPIQVVDEYFNDVLLNCYDAIGIMLMIRIIHQHQLIMFRRRIPCLDSYLDKVNMSLWPRFKMVFDLHLNSLRNANIKTLWEDDVHPHYVTRRFAEFTASLVHLNVEYGDGQLDLNLDRLRMAIEDLLVKLAKMFPKPKLQTVFLINNYDLTIAILKEATSDGGKAQLHFEEVLKSNIAIYVEELLLEHFCDLIKFVKTRTSEDTGASSDKTSIVDVEPLVKDFASRWKAAIELMHKDVITSFSNFLCGMEILKAALTQLLLYYTRLTECVKRINGGSALNKDLVSISSILYEIKKYSRTF; encoded by the exons ATGG AAATCGGTTCTATAAGTTCAGAGATAAAGGTGCTTCAGGAGAAATCTATGGATATGGGATTAAAGTTGAAAAATCGGAAG GCTGCAGAGTCTAAACTGTCAAAATTTGTTGAGGATATAATAGTCCCTCCAAGAATGATTGATATAATTGTTGATGGAGAG GTTAATGATGAATACATGAGAACACTAGATATCCTAAGTAAAAAGATCAAATTCATTGAAGCTGATTCCATGGTTAAATCATCAAAAGCTCTAAAGGATGTTCAACCTGAGGTTGAGAGACTTAGGCAGAAAGCAGTATCAAag ATTTTCGAATTTGTTATCCAAAAGTTCTATGCCTTGAGAAAACCAAAAACAAACATTCAGATTCTACAACAAAGTGTCCTTAAATACAA ATACATAATAATTTTCCTTAAAGAGCATGCTAAGGAGATACATGCAGAAGTTCGCACAGCTTACATTGATACCATGAATAAG GTGCTGAGTGCACATTTTCGTGCTTACATACAAGCTTTAGAGAAATTACAGCTGGATATAGCAACCTCCACCGACTTACTTGGAGTTGAAACTAGAACTACAGGCTACCTTTTCTCAATTGGAAAAGAGCCTCTGAAGGCCCGTTCTTCAGTGTTTGCTCTGGGTGAAAGAATAAACATCTTAAAG GATATTGATCAGCCTGCATTGATACCTCATATAGCTGAAGCCAAGTCACAGAAGTACCCATATGAAGTTCTTTTCAGAAGCTTACAAAAACTTCTGATTGATACAGCTACTTCAGA GTACCTTTTCTCTGATGATTTCTTTGGCGAAGAATCCTTATTCCAAGATATATTTGCTG GGCCAATTCAAGTTGTTGACGAGTATTTTAATGATGTACTTCTGAACTGCTACGACGCAATAGGAATAATGCTTATGATCCGGATAATTCATCAGCACCAG CTTATAATGTTTAGGCGGCGAATTCCATGTTTGGACTCCTACCTGGACAAG GTTAATATGTCACTCTGGCCTCGCTTCAAGATGGTGTTTGATTTACATCTGAACAGCTTGCGGAATGCTAATATTAAGACTCTCTGGGAGGATGATGTGCACCCTCACTATGTCACTAGGAGATTTGCTGAATTTACAGCATCTCTTGTTCATCTCAATGTTGAATATGGGGATGGTCAG CTTGATCTTAATCTTGATCGATTACGGATGGCTATTGAAGACTTGCTAGTTAAGTTGGCCAAGATGTTCCCTAAACCAAAGTTGCAAACTGTTTTCCTGATAAACAATTATGATTTAACGATTGCCATATTGAAG GAAGCTACCTCTGACGGTGGAAAAGCACAACTTCACTTTGAGGAGGTCCTTAAGAGCAACATTGCAATATATGTG GAAGAATTGCTTCTGGAGCATTTCTGTGATTTGATCAAGTTCGTTAAAACACGTACAT CGGAAGACACAGGTGCAAGTTCAGACAAGACTAGCATCGTAGATGTCGAGCCTTTGGTGAAGGATTTCGCGAGCCGATGGAAGGCTGCAATTGAACTGATGCACAAAGATGTCATCACATCTTTCAGCAACTTTCTGTGTGGAATGGAGATCTTGAAAGCAGCTCTCACACAACTGCTGCTGTACTACACCAGGTTGACCGAGTGTGTCAAGAGGATCAATGGTGGCTCTGCCCTCAACAAGGACTTGGTCTCCATATCCTCCATCTTGTACGAAATCAAGAAATACTCCAGGACATTTTAG
- the LOC100829632 gene encoding vacuolar protein sorting-associated protein 52 A isoform X4 — protein sequence MDMGLKLKNRKAAESKLSKFVEDIIVPPRMIDIIVDGEVNDEYMRTLDILSKKIKFIEADSMVKSSKALKDVQPEVERLRQKAVSKIFEFVIQKFYALRKPKTNIQILQQSVLKYKYIIIFLKEHAKEIHAEVRTAYIDTMNKVLSAHFRAYIQALEKLQLDIATSTDLLGVETRTTGYLFSIGKEPLKARSSVFALGERINILKDIDQPALIPHIAEAKSQKYPYEVLFRSLQKLLIDTATSEYLFSDDFFGEESLFQDIFAGPIQVVDEYFNDVLLNCYDAIGIMLMIRIIHQHQLIMFRRRIPCLDSYLDKVNMSLWPRFKMVFDLHLNSLRNANIKTLWEDDVHPHYVTRRFAEFTASLVHLNVEYGDGQLDLNLDRLRMAIEDLLVKLAKMFPKPKLQTVFLINNYDLTIAILKEATSDGGKAQLHFEEVLKSNIAIYVEELLLEHFCDLIKFVKTRTSEDTGASSDKTSIVDVEPLVKDFASRWKAAIELMHKDVITSFSNFLCGMEILKAALTQLLLYYTRLTECVKRINGGSALNKDLVSISSILYEIKKYSRTF from the exons ATGGATATGGGATTAAAGTTGAAAAATCGGAAG GCTGCAGAGTCTAAACTGTCAAAATTTGTTGAGGATATAATAGTCCCTCCAAGAATGATTGATATAATTGTTGATGGAGAG GTTAATGATGAATACATGAGAACACTAGATATCCTAAGTAAAAAGATCAAATTCATTGAAGCTGATTCCATGGTTAAATCATCAAAAGCTCTAAAGGATGTTCAACCTGAGGTTGAGAGACTTAGGCAGAAAGCAGTATCAAag ATTTTCGAATTTGTTATCCAAAAGTTCTATGCCTTGAGAAAACCAAAAACAAACATTCAGATTCTACAACAAAGTGTCCTTAAATACAA ATACATAATAATTTTCCTTAAAGAGCATGCTAAGGAGATACATGCAGAAGTTCGCACAGCTTACATTGATACCATGAATAAG GTGCTGAGTGCACATTTTCGTGCTTACATACAAGCTTTAGAGAAATTACAGCTGGATATAGCAACCTCCACCGACTTACTTGGAGTTGAAACTAGAACTACAGGCTACCTTTTCTCAATTGGAAAAGAGCCTCTGAAGGCCCGTTCTTCAGTGTTTGCTCTGGGTGAAAGAATAAACATCTTAAAG GATATTGATCAGCCTGCATTGATACCTCATATAGCTGAAGCCAAGTCACAGAAGTACCCATATGAAGTTCTTTTCAGAAGCTTACAAAAACTTCTGATTGATACAGCTACTTCAGA GTACCTTTTCTCTGATGATTTCTTTGGCGAAGAATCCTTATTCCAAGATATATTTGCTG GGCCAATTCAAGTTGTTGACGAGTATTTTAATGATGTACTTCTGAACTGCTACGACGCAATAGGAATAATGCTTATGATCCGGATAATTCATCAGCACCAG CTTATAATGTTTAGGCGGCGAATTCCATGTTTGGACTCCTACCTGGACAAG GTTAATATGTCACTCTGGCCTCGCTTCAAGATGGTGTTTGATTTACATCTGAACAGCTTGCGGAATGCTAATATTAAGACTCTCTGGGAGGATGATGTGCACCCTCACTATGTCACTAGGAGATTTGCTGAATTTACAGCATCTCTTGTTCATCTCAATGTTGAATATGGGGATGGTCAG CTTGATCTTAATCTTGATCGATTACGGATGGCTATTGAAGACTTGCTAGTTAAGTTGGCCAAGATGTTCCCTAAACCAAAGTTGCAAACTGTTTTCCTGATAAACAATTATGATTTAACGATTGCCATATTGAAG GAAGCTACCTCTGACGGTGGAAAAGCACAACTTCACTTTGAGGAGGTCCTTAAGAGCAACATTGCAATATATGTG GAAGAATTGCTTCTGGAGCATTTCTGTGATTTGATCAAGTTCGTTAAAACACGTACAT CGGAAGACACAGGTGCAAGTTCAGACAAGACTAGCATCGTAGATGTCGAGCCTTTGGTGAAGGATTTCGCGAGCCGATGGAAGGCTGCAATTGAACTGATGCACAAAGATGTCATCACATCTTTCAGCAACTTTCTGTGTGGAATGGAGATCTTGAAAGCAGCTCTCACACAACTGCTGCTGTACTACACCAGGTTGACCGAGTGTGTCAAGAGGATCAATGGTGGCTCTGCCCTCAACAAGGACTTGGTCTCCATATCCTCCATCTTGTACGAAATCAAGAAATACTCCAGGACATTTTAG